In the genome of Microbacterium saperdae, one region contains:
- a CDS encoding DUF4032 domain-containing protein, whose translation MQDSLRITASKIDPGLLSLPWSTTLAKWPSEHIVSLPKGLSRHLVRFADLSGRVIAVKETTAEMAQREYDMLGNLARLDVPCVDRVAVIAGRTDADGEALPAALVTSHLRFSMPYRALFTRVLRPDTANRLVDALALLLVRLHNVGFYWGDVSLSNTLFRRDAGAFAAYLVDAETGELHEEGLTDGQRAYDLDLARTNIAGEIMDLAAGGRLEHGVDAIAIADGIVSSYRSLWAELTAQESFSSAETWRITERVERLNALGFDIDEMSMSTTADGTVVEIQPKVVDAGHHQRRLIRLTGLDVEENQARRLLNDLDEFRARSTKQWADEEMYAHEWLTRVFEPVVRAIPYELRAKLEPAEVFHQVLEHRWYLSQAHGRSVPLAEVLTSYINEVLRHRRDEATIMGPPTETMSLPVITGATPVADEDEDEVDWRDLV comes from the coding sequence ATGCAGGATTCGCTGCGGATCACCGCCAGCAAGATCGACCCCGGGCTGCTCTCCCTCCCCTGGTCCACGACGCTCGCGAAGTGGCCGTCCGAACACATCGTGTCGCTGCCCAAAGGCCTCTCGCGTCACCTGGTGCGGTTCGCCGATCTCTCCGGTCGCGTGATCGCCGTGAAGGAGACCACAGCCGAGATGGCGCAGCGCGAGTACGACATGCTCGGAAATTTGGCCCGCCTCGACGTCCCCTGCGTCGACCGTGTCGCGGTGATCGCCGGCCGCACGGATGCCGACGGCGAAGCGCTCCCCGCTGCTCTGGTCACCTCCCACCTGCGCTTCTCGATGCCCTATCGCGCACTGTTCACCCGCGTGCTGCGCCCGGACACCGCCAACCGGCTCGTCGACGCCCTCGCCCTGTTGCTCGTGCGCCTGCACAACGTCGGCTTCTACTGGGGTGACGTCTCGCTGTCGAACACGCTGTTCCGACGTGACGCGGGCGCGTTCGCCGCCTACCTCGTGGATGCCGAGACCGGCGAGCTGCACGAGGAGGGGCTGACGGACGGGCAGCGTGCCTACGACCTCGACCTCGCCCGCACGAACATCGCCGGGGAGATCATGGATCTCGCCGCCGGCGGGCGACTGGAGCACGGCGTCGACGCGATCGCGATCGCCGACGGCATCGTGTCGTCGTACCGCTCTCTCTGGGCCGAGCTCACCGCTCAGGAGTCGTTCTCGTCCGCCGAGACCTGGCGGATCACCGAGCGGGTCGAGCGCCTCAACGCGCTCGGATTCGACATCGACGAGATGTCGATGTCGACCACGGCAGACGGCACGGTCGTCGAGATCCAGCCCAAGGTCGTGGATGCCGGCCATCACCAGCGACGCCTCATCCGTCTGACGGGACTGGATGTCGAGGAGAACCAGGCGCGACGGCTGCTGAACGACCTCGACGAGTTCCGTGCGCGCTCGACCAAGCAGTGGGCCGACGAGGAGATGTACGCCCACGAGTGGCTGACGCGTGTCTTCGAGCCGGTGGTCCGGGCCATCCCCTACGAGCTTCGCGCCAAGCTGGAGCCCGCGGAGGTCTTCCACCAGGTGCTGGAGCACCGCTGGTACCTCTCACAGGCGCACGGGCGCTCCGTGCCCCTCGCAGAGGTGCTCACGAGCTACATCAACGAGGTGCTGCGCCATCGTCGCGACGAGGCCACCATCATGGGCCCGCCGACCGAGACCATGAGCCTGCCGGTGATCACGGGCGCGACACCGGTCGCCGATGAGGACGAAGACGAGGTCGACTGGCGCGACCTCGTCTGA
- a CDS encoding DUF4190 domain-containing protein, which yields MSYQRPGTEQRTSGLSIVSLFLAVLIPVVGLVLGIVARVQAKRVGSPTAIATVAVAVGTVLSVIWTVVIALIVWGGLTLFTQESPSGEAVEIPVPDSAKSVVLELTAEGDLDAETLAAAQGVVERHATQAGMDVLAVTATEGDSLVVSFDEDTTDALITQFGQSLSAPPANGFSQVFAVVPGSGGQVEGYDEMTPSCTDLPFGSARWNELTVVCDDADATQYVFAEGPRVPGSDIAEVTQSGDILAVTLTSDAASEFEEWTGQLAAQADGGQIAIVDANGVLSAPVVRGVISGGEFQISGGGPDFDIQETVDRLRVLSAGVTFSVAGAKVG from the coding sequence ATGAGTTACCAGCGCCCTGGCACCGAACAGCGCACGAGCGGGCTGTCCATCGTCTCCCTCTTCCTGGCGGTGCTGATCCCCGTGGTCGGGTTGGTGCTCGGCATCGTGGCGCGCGTGCAGGCGAAGCGGGTCGGCAGCCCGACGGCGATCGCCACCGTCGCCGTGGCCGTCGGCACCGTCCTCAGCGTGATCTGGACCGTCGTGATCGCCCTGATCGTCTGGGGAGGCCTGACGCTCTTCACCCAGGAATCCCCCTCCGGAGAGGCCGTCGAGATTCCCGTGCCCGACTCCGCGAAGTCGGTCGTGTTGGAGCTGACTGCCGAGGGCGATCTGGATGCCGAGACCTTGGCCGCCGCGCAGGGCGTCGTCGAACGGCACGCGACGCAGGCGGGCATGGACGTGCTGGCGGTCACCGCCACAGAGGGGGATTCGCTCGTCGTCTCGTTCGATGAGGACACGACGGATGCGCTCATCACCCAGTTCGGACAGTCGCTCTCCGCGCCGCCCGCGAACGGCTTCTCGCAGGTCTTCGCGGTCGTCCCCGGAAGCGGCGGGCAGGTCGAGGGGTACGACGAGATGACTCCATCGTGCACGGACCTGCCGTTCGGCAGCGCCCGGTGGAACGAGCTCACGGTGGTGTGCGATGACGCAGATGCCACGCAGTACGTCTTCGCCGAGGGACCGCGTGTGCCGGGCTCCGACATCGCCGAGGTGACGCAGTCGGGCGACATCCTGGCTGTCACTCTGACCTCGGATGCGGCGTCGGAGTTCGAGGAATGGACCGGACAGCTCGCCGCGCAGGCAGATGGGGGTCAGATCGCCATCGTCGACGCCAACGGGGTGCTCAGCGCCCCGGTCGTACGCGGGGTCATCTCAGGAGGCGAGTTCCAGATCTCCGGCGGCGGTCCGGACTTCGACATCCAGGAGACCGTCGACCGGCTCCGGGTGCTCAGCGCGGGCGTCACGTTCAGCGTCGCCGGCGCGAAGGTGGGTTGA
- a CDS encoding aldo/keto reductase has product MTRIGTSDLDVFPLSLGGNVFGWTADRDASFAVLDAFVAGGGDFVDTADSYSAWVPGNSGGESETIIGEWLASRKPENVVVATKVSQHPEFRGLAGANVRKAAEASLARLGVDAIDLYYAHFDDETVPLEETVAAFGQLVTDGLVRHVAVSNYSAERIREWIEIAQRTGVALPVAVQPHYNLVHRNEVEETIIPVAEEFGLGLVPYYSLASGFLTGKYRSTDAEGQSSPRAQGAAKYATDAGLRIIDTLEEIGEAHGASIAATSLAWLRAQPTVAAPIASARTVGQVPDLLAGARLELTADEVQVLNRISEWTPAQA; this is encoded by the coding sequence ATGACTCGTATCGGAACCAGTGATCTTGACGTCTTCCCGCTCTCCCTCGGAGGCAACGTGTTCGGTTGGACGGCCGACCGCGACGCCTCCTTCGCCGTCCTCGACGCCTTCGTGGCCGGCGGCGGCGATTTCGTCGACACCGCCGACTCGTACAGCGCGTGGGTGCCGGGGAACTCCGGTGGCGAGAGCGAGACGATCATCGGAGAGTGGCTCGCATCCCGCAAGCCGGAGAACGTCGTCGTCGCGACCAAGGTGAGCCAGCACCCGGAGTTCCGCGGCCTTGCCGGAGCGAACGTGCGCAAGGCGGCCGAAGCCTCGCTCGCACGACTGGGCGTCGACGCGATCGACCTGTACTACGCGCACTTCGACGACGAGACGGTTCCGCTGGAAGAGACCGTCGCGGCCTTCGGACAGCTCGTGACCGACGGACTCGTGCGACATGTCGCCGTGTCGAACTACTCGGCCGAGCGCATCCGCGAGTGGATCGAGATCGCGCAGCGCACCGGGGTCGCGCTGCCGGTCGCGGTGCAGCCCCACTACAACCTCGTGCACCGCAACGAGGTCGAGGAGACCATCATCCCGGTGGCGGAGGAGTTCGGACTCGGTCTCGTGCCCTACTACTCGCTGGCCAGCGGATTCCTGACCGGCAAGTACCGCTCCACGGATGCCGAGGGCCAGTCGTCGCCCCGCGCGCAGGGCGCCGCCAAGTACGCGACGGACGCCGGCCTCCGGATCATCGACACGCTGGAGGAGATCGGCGAGGCTCACGGCGCCTCCATCGCCGCCACATCGCTGGCCTGGCTCCGCGCGCAGCCCACTGTCGCCGCGCCGATCGCGAGCGCGCGCACCGTGGGGCAGGTGCCGGATCTGCTCGCCGGCGCGCGGCTCGAGCTGACGGCCGACGAGGTGCAGGTGCTGAACCGCATCTCGGAGTGGACTCCCGCTCAGGCGTAA
- a CDS encoding sensor histidine kinase, with protein sequence MSRTRSRSTSVREDEELRLPRPPGVFRRFWARHPRVADVLIALVCLFLSLTPAMRINPDLPAPISVVMSVLLPLAVVGACVTLFWRRRAPLVPFLASFTVEAAFLFIDMPVGTPLVLATCYALAVYRSTAFAWKGFAIALASLAAFAGLLTLAGVISLQIAANSVVSSLVLGLIGTLIGVNVGGRKRYLAAVIDRSRQLLIERDQQAQLAAAAERARIAREMHDIVSHSLTVIVALSEGAAATSDPTQARAASTASAETARSALTEMRSMLGVLRADDDSLPLTPLEAPSPHDTVATAQRAGYPVSLTVTGTADLPLAVAHAASRIVQEGVTNAMRHAPALTSIVVRLVYETGCVTVDVTNDGAAVATESPGFGLRGLSERVAHVNGIITYGPSEGGRWVLHAEIPTDEMVERP encoded by the coding sequence GTGAGCAGAACGCGAAGCCGCAGCACCTCGGTCCGGGAGGACGAGGAGCTGCGGCTTCCGCGTCCCCCCGGGGTATTCCGTCGCTTCTGGGCCCGGCATCCGCGCGTCGCGGACGTGCTGATCGCGCTCGTGTGCCTGTTCCTGTCGCTCACGCCCGCCATGCGGATCAACCCTGACCTTCCCGCACCGATCTCGGTGGTCATGTCGGTGCTGCTCCCCCTCGCCGTCGTCGGCGCGTGCGTGACGCTGTTCTGGCGTCGACGAGCACCACTCGTCCCCTTCCTGGCGTCCTTCACCGTCGAGGCCGCCTTCCTGTTCATCGACATGCCGGTCGGCACGCCCCTCGTCCTCGCCACCTGCTACGCCCTCGCCGTGTATCGATCGACTGCCTTCGCGTGGAAGGGTTTCGCGATCGCGCTGGCCAGTCTCGCCGCCTTCGCCGGGCTCCTCACCCTCGCCGGTGTGATCAGTTTGCAGATCGCCGCGAACTCCGTCGTCAGCTCACTCGTGCTCGGACTGATCGGCACCCTGATCGGGGTCAACGTCGGCGGCCGCAAGCGGTATCTGGCCGCGGTGATCGACCGGTCACGACAGCTGTTGATCGAGCGCGATCAGCAGGCGCAGCTCGCCGCAGCCGCCGAGCGCGCCCGCATCGCCAGAGAGATGCACGACATCGTGTCGCACTCGCTCACGGTGATCGTCGCTCTATCGGAGGGGGCCGCCGCGACCTCCGACCCGACCCAGGCACGCGCGGCATCGACGGCCTCCGCCGAGACGGCGCGTAGCGCCCTCACCGAGATGCGATCGATGCTCGGCGTGCTCCGCGCAGACGACGACTCGCTGCCCCTCACCCCGCTGGAAGCGCCCTCACCGCACGACACCGTCGCGACCGCGCAGCGTGCGGGTTACCCCGTGTCGCTCACCGTGACGGGAACGGCGGACCTGCCGCTGGCTGTCGCACATGCCGCCTCGCGGATCGTGCAGGAGGGCGTCACGAACGCGATGCGCCACGCGCCCGCCCTGACATCCATCGTCGTGCGGCTCGTCTATGAGACAGGCTGTGTGACCGTGGATGTGACCAACGACGGCGCGGCCGTAGCGACCGAGTCCCCCGGGTTCGGGCTGCGCGGACTCTCGGAGCGTGTCGCACACGTGAACGGGATCATCACATACGGCCCGTCCGAGGGGGGACGATGGGTGCTCCATGCCGAGATCCCGACCGATGAGATGGTGGAGAGACCATGA
- a CDS encoding ABC transporter ATP-binding protein translates to MITAEGLTKRFGDKTAVQDVSFTIQPGTVTGFLGPNGAGKSTTMRMIVGLDRPTSGRATVGGQEYRKLRAPLSEVGVLLDAKAVHTGRTARNHLRAMAATHGIPASRVDEVIELAGITSVARKRAGKFSLGMGQRLGIASALLGDPHTLILDEPVNGLDPEGVRWVRQFVRHAASEGRTVLLSSHLMSEMAQTADHVIVMGRGQVLADAPLDELVRAWTRNTVRVRTPRTADLAAAVGGPDVEIVSTAPDLLDIVGLPAARIGDLAADRGIPLHELTPTTGSLEDAYLALTGDSVEYRTKEIS, encoded by the coding sequence ATGATCACAGCAGAGGGCCTCACGAAGAGGTTTGGAGACAAGACAGCCGTCCAGGACGTGTCGTTCACGATCCAGCCGGGAACGGTCACCGGATTCCTCGGGCCGAACGGCGCCGGAAAGTCCACCACCATGCGGATGATCGTGGGCCTCGACCGGCCGACGTCGGGCCGCGCGACCGTCGGCGGGCAGGAGTACCGCAAGCTGCGCGCTCCGCTCAGCGAGGTCGGCGTGCTGCTCGACGCCAAGGCCGTGCACACCGGTCGCACCGCCCGCAACCACCTCCGCGCCATGGCAGCGACACACGGCATCCCGGCATCACGCGTGGATGAGGTCATCGAACTCGCGGGGATCACCTCGGTGGCCCGCAAGCGCGCAGGCAAGTTCTCGCTCGGCATGGGCCAGCGCCTCGGCATCGCATCGGCCCTGCTCGGCGATCCGCACACGCTGATCCTCGACGAGCCGGTCAACGGCCTCGACCCCGAGGGTGTGCGCTGGGTGCGTCAGTTCGTGCGTCATGCCGCCTCGGAGGGCCGCACGGTCCTCCTGTCCAGCCACCTCATGAGCGAGATGGCGCAGACGGCCGATCACGTGATCGTGATGGGCCGCGGCCAGGTGCTGGCGGATGCGCCGCTCGACGAGCTCGTGCGCGCATGGACTCGCAACACCGTGCGTGTGCGCACGCCCCGCACGGCCGACCTCGCCGCCGCCGTCGGAGGCCCCGATGTGGAGATCGTGAGCACCGCCCCGGATCTCCTCGACATCGTGGGACTTCCTGCCGCACGCATCGGAGACCTCGCCGCCGACCGCGGCATCCCGTTGCACGAACTCACCCCGACCACGGGTTCCCTCGAAGATGCGTATCTCGCACTCACGGGCGACTCCGTCGAGTACCGGACCAAGGAGATCTCATGA
- a CDS encoding response regulator: protein MTTEPIRVLLVDDQQLIRLGFRMVLEAEDDIVVIGEAADGREAIAQAAALRPDLVLMDIRMPGLDGIAATEAIVREHPQTRVLVLTTFDLDEYAFGAIRAGASGFLLKDVQRHEMLSALRAVHRGDAALSPRITRMLLEHVTPLLPSSESPSHPDVAAELTDRERDVFLAIGRGLTNSEIAQSLYVSESTVKTHVGRVLAKLGARDRIHAVILAHRLGLVDDAGPLPSEA, encoded by the coding sequence ATGACGACCGAACCGATCCGCGTACTTCTCGTCGACGACCAGCAGCTCATCCGCCTCGGTTTCCGGATGGTCCTCGAAGCCGAGGACGACATCGTCGTCATCGGTGAGGCCGCAGACGGTCGTGAGGCCATCGCCCAGGCCGCGGCTCTGCGCCCCGACCTGGTGCTGATGGACATCCGGATGCCGGGGCTGGACGGCATCGCCGCCACCGAGGCGATCGTCCGCGAGCATCCGCAGACCCGCGTGCTGGTCCTGACGACCTTCGACCTCGACGAGTACGCCTTCGGAGCGATCCGCGCCGGGGCCAGCGGTTTCCTGTTGAAGGACGTGCAGCGCCACGAGATGCTCTCCGCGCTGCGGGCGGTGCACCGGGGCGACGCGGCTCTGTCTCCCCGGATCACCCGCATGCTGCTCGAGCATGTGACACCGCTGCTTCCGTCCTCGGAGTCCCCCTCGCATCCGGATGTCGCGGCGGAGCTCACCGATCGCGAACGCGACGTCTTCCTGGCGATCGGCCGAGGCCTCACGAACTCCGAGATCGCGCAGAGTCTGTACGTGAGCGAGTCGACCGTGAAGACCCACGTGGGCCGGGTGCTGGCGAAGCTCGGCGCGCGCGACCGCATCCACGCCGTCATCCTCGCGCATCGCCTGGGGCTGGTCGACGACGCTGGACCGCTGCCCTCGGAGGCGTAG
- a CDS encoding ABC transporter ATP-binding protein — MASVTFDDATRLYPGGTRPAVDKLNLEVGDGEFLVLVGPSGCGKSTSLRMLAGLEEVNAGRILIGDRDVTDVPPKDRDIAMVFQNYALYPHMTVAENMGFALKIAGVGKEERAARVLEAAKLLDLEPYLTRKPKALSGGQRQRVAMGRAIVRQPQVFLMDEPLSNLDAKLRVQTRTQIASLQRRLGVTTVYVTHDQTEALTMGDRIAVLKDGLLQQVGSPRDLYEKPNNVFVAGFIGSPAMNLFPADLTDGGVQFGTEVVPLDRDTVGRANGSQVTVGVRPEDITVGPADGKGLAVVVDLVEELGADGYLYGHTELNGKRSDIVARVDGRSHPNAGETVTLAANPGHVHAFDIESGARLNDKPVVSA, encoded by the coding sequence ATGGCATCTGTCACTTTCGATGACGCCACCCGTCTGTACCCCGGCGGAACCCGCCCGGCAGTCGACAAGCTGAACCTCGAGGTCGGAGATGGCGAATTCCTCGTCCTCGTCGGTCCTTCCGGTTGCGGTAAGTCCACGTCGCTCCGCATGCTCGCCGGTCTCGAAGAGGTCAACGCCGGCCGCATCCTCATCGGCGACCGCGACGTCACCGACGTCCCCCCGAAGGATCGCGACATCGCGATGGTCTTCCAGAACTACGCGCTGTACCCGCACATGACCGTCGCCGAGAACATGGGCTTCGCGCTCAAGATCGCCGGTGTCGGCAAGGAGGAGCGTGCCGCTCGCGTCCTCGAGGCCGCCAAGCTCCTCGACCTCGAGCCCTACCTGACCCGCAAGCCGAAGGCCCTCTCGGGTGGTCAGCGTCAGCGCGTCGCCATGGGCCGCGCGATCGTGCGTCAGCCGCAGGTGTTCCTCATGGACGAGCCGCTGTCGAACCTCGACGCCAAGCTCCGCGTCCAGACCCGCACGCAGATCGCGTCGCTGCAGCGTCGTCTCGGCGTCACCACGGTCTACGTGACCCACGACCAGACCGAGGCTCTGACCATGGGCGACCGCATCGCGGTCCTCAAGGACGGTCTGCTCCAGCAGGTCGGATCGCCGCGCGACCTGTACGAGAAGCCGAACAACGTGTTCGTCGCCGGCTTCATCGGCTCGCCCGCCATGAACCTGTTCCCCGCCGACCTCACCGACGGTGGCGTGCAGTTCGGCACCGAGGTCGTCCCGCTCGACCGCGACACGGTCGGCCGCGCGAACGGCAGCCAGGTCACGGTCGGCGTGCGTCCTGAGGACATCACGGTCGGACCGGCCGACGGCAAGGGCCTCGCGGTCGTCGTCGACCTCGTCGAGGAGCTCGGCGCCGACGGTTACCTCTACGGTCACACCGAGCTCAACGGAAAGCGCAGCGACATCGTCGCCCGTGTCGACGGCCGCAGCCACCCGAACGCCGGCGAGACGGTCACGCTCGCTGCGAACCCGGGCCACGTGCACGCGTTCGACATCGAGTCCGGTGCACGCCTGAACGACAAGCCGGTCGTCTCCGCCTGA
- a CDS encoding ABC transporter permease subunit, whose protein sequence is MTTQALPPTRVRVDSAQRLTFFRAVRSEWIKLATVRSTWWSIGITALLTVGIAVLIAQAVDMPGFEPIQAVVSPIQFTMLLAGILGAIAVTGEYSTGMIRSTLAANPVRGSVLTAKALVLAVFMFVSSLVIFFGAALAVSLVVSARDQSIDWSDASASFLPIIVASFTMAVFAIIGVAFGFILRSGAGAIAATVGLLFVLPIMTNFFSFAGESWKWVTDVAAYLPASAAQSIILPSDGSIVDGPTGYLTLGCWAVGTLLAAWAVLRTRDA, encoded by the coding sequence ATGACCACCCAGGCCCTGCCTCCCACGCGCGTCCGCGTCGACTCCGCACAGCGCCTGACCTTCTTCCGCGCCGTGCGCAGCGAGTGGATCAAACTGGCCACGGTCCGATCCACCTGGTGGTCGATCGGCATCACCGCGCTGCTCACCGTCGGTATCGCGGTCCTGATCGCCCAGGCCGTCGACATGCCAGGATTCGAGCCGATCCAGGCGGTCGTCTCGCCGATCCAGTTCACGATGCTCCTCGCGGGCATCCTCGGCGCGATCGCCGTCACCGGCGAGTATTCGACCGGCATGATCCGCTCCACGCTCGCAGCCAACCCGGTACGCGGTTCCGTTCTCACGGCCAAGGCCCTGGTGCTCGCCGTGTTCATGTTCGTGTCCTCGCTCGTGATCTTCTTCGGCGCCGCGCTCGCGGTGTCGCTGGTGGTCTCCGCCCGCGATCAGAGCATCGACTGGTCGGATGCCTCCGCGTCGTTCCTGCCGATCATCGTGGCGTCGTTCACGATGGCTGTCTTCGCCATCATCGGCGTCGCCTTCGGCTTCATCCTGCGCTCCGGTGCGGGAGCGATCGCCGCGACCGTCGGACTGCTGTTCGTGCTGCCGATCATGACGAACTTCTTCTCCTTCGCCGGAGAGAGCTGGAAGTGGGTCACCGATGTGGCGGCCTACCTGCCGGCCTCGGCCGCGCAGAGCATCATCCTGCCCAGCGATGGCAGCATCGTCGACGGCCCCACCGGCTACCTGACACTCGGATGCTGGGCTGTGGGCACCCTGCTCGCCGCCTGGGCCGTGCTGCGCACGCGCGACGCGTAA
- a CDS encoding DsbA family protein produces the protein MSSDETPNVPTPRNSREAVREKAQQVHAQQSRARLMRRIIIGAIAVVAVGAIGTAVTLAVSAQVSKPQLSPTGMDGDGVIVTDLVPSATTGDTLETPTPDPSDAGTEETPTPEPTASERVDIHIYVDYLSPDAGEFERANARQLASWINEGAVTVSYHPVALLTASSNGTKYSLRAAAAAACVATHSPDQFYAFNHDLLDDQPKVGSDGLSDVELADVAGAVGVDNTKAVRSCIEDADFVTWAKEATTRALDGPLAGSEDLVLTSAPMIVANGEAYVGALDDPAEFSQFVLTVASDAYYQTATPTPAPSATPTETPAK, from the coding sequence ATGTCGAGCGACGAAACGCCGAACGTCCCCACACCTCGCAATTCTCGCGAGGCTGTGCGGGAGAAGGCACAGCAGGTCCACGCCCAGCAGTCCAGGGCGCGTCTCATGCGACGGATCATCATCGGCGCGATCGCGGTCGTCGCCGTGGGCGCCATCGGCACCGCTGTGACCCTGGCGGTCTCGGCTCAGGTGTCGAAGCCGCAGCTCTCGCCGACCGGTATGGACGGCGACGGCGTGATCGTCACCGACCTCGTTCCGAGCGCGACGACCGGCGACACTCTCGAGACCCCGACTCCGGACCCCTCGGATGCCGGCACGGAGGAGACCCCCACCCCGGAGCCCACCGCCTCCGAGCGCGTCGACATCCACATCTACGTCGATTACCTCTCGCCGGACGCCGGTGAGTTCGAGCGCGCGAACGCGCGCCAGCTCGCGAGCTGGATCAACGAAGGCGCCGTGACCGTCAGCTACCACCCGGTCGCACTGCTCACCGCCAGCTCCAACGGCACCAAGTACTCCCTGCGGGCTGCGGCCGCCGCCGCGTGCGTCGCGACGCACTCGCCGGACCAGTTCTACGCGTTCAACCACGACCTCCTCGACGACCAGCCGAAGGTCGGCAGCGACGGGCTGTCCGACGTCGAACTGGCGGATGTCGCCGGCGCGGTCGGCGTCGACAACACCAAGGCCGTGCGCTCCTGCATCGAGGATGCGGACTTCGTGACCTGGGCCAAGGAGGCCACGACGCGTGCTCTCGACGGCCCGCTCGCCGGCTCCGAGGACCTGGTGCTCACCTCTGCTCCGATGATCGTCGCGAATGGTGAGGCCTATGTCGGAGCGCTCGACGACCCGGCCGAGTTCTCCCAGTTCGTGCTGACGGTGGCGAGCGACGCGTACTACCAGACGGCGACGCCGACGCCCGCGCCCAGTGCGACGCCGACCGAGACTCCCGCGAAGTAG
- the rlmB gene encoding 23S rRNA (guanosine(2251)-2'-O)-methyltransferase RlmB → MVKPGRPGASNGKKKGPLKGTGGLGRKALEGRGPTPKAEDRAWHPAGKRKAAAERYAASGGKGRPGGSRPGSGGGSDRAPKAKSGDDTENVTGRNSVLEALRAKIPATAFYIAQRVEMDDRVKEMLSIATHRGIPVMEVTRPELDRMAGFDGVHQGVAIKVPPYEYAHPQDLLEKVIDRGDVPLFVALDGITDPRNLGAIIRSTAAFGGHGIILPQRRSAGVNSAAWKTSAGAVARTPVALATNLTTQLKEFKKQGVFVLGLDGDGDVSLPALQLADRPVVIVVGSEGKGLSRLVAETCDQIVSIPISAATESLNAGIATSVALYQVATLRAAK, encoded by the coding sequence ATGGTTAAGCCAGGGCGCCCCGGCGCAAGCAACGGCAAGAAGAAGGGCCCGCTCAAGGGCACCGGCGGACTCGGACGCAAGGCGCTCGAAGGCCGCGGGCCCACCCCCAAGGCGGAGGACCGCGCCTGGCACCCCGCAGGCAAGCGCAAGGCTGCGGCCGAGCGCTACGCCGCGTCGGGCGGCAAGGGTCGCCCCGGTGGCAGCCGCCCCGGCTCCGGCGGCGGATCGGACCGTGCCCCCAAGGCCAAGTCGGGCGATGACACCGAGAACGTCACGGGTCGGAACTCGGTGCTCGAAGCACTGCGCGCGAAGATCCCCGCGACGGCCTTCTACATCGCGCAGCGCGTCGAGATGGACGACCGCGTGAAGGAGATGCTCTCGATCGCCACGCATCGCGGTATCCCCGTGATGGAGGTCACGCGTCCTGAGCTCGACCGCATGGCCGGCTTCGACGGAGTGCACCAGGGCGTCGCGATCAAGGTGCCGCCGTACGAGTACGCGCACCCGCAGGACCTGCTCGAGAAGGTCATCGACCGCGGCGACGTGCCGTTGTTCGTGGCGCTCGACGGCATCACCGACCCTCGCAACCTCGGCGCGATCATCCGCTCGACAGCGGCATTCGGCGGCCACGGCATCATCCTGCCGCAGCGTCGCTCGGCCGGAGTGAACTCCGCCGCCTGGAAGACCAGTGCCGGCGCCGTCGCACGGACCCCTGTGGCTCTGGCGACCAACCTCACCACGCAGCTCAAGGAGTTCAAGAAGCAGGGCGTGTTCGTGCTCGGCCTCGACGGCGACGGCGATGTCTCGCTGCCGGCGCTCCAGCTGGCTGACCGCCCGGTCGTGATCGTGGTCGGTTCCGAGGGCAAGGGACTGTCCCGTCTGGTCGCCGAGACCTGCGACCAGATCGTCTCGATCCCGATCTCTGCGGCCACCGAGTCGTTGAACGCCGGTATCGCGACCTCCGTCGCGCTGTATCAGGTCGCGACGCTCCGCGCCGCGAAGTAA
- a CDS encoding NAD(P)-dependent oxidoreductase, which yields MARIVVLGGTGYAGRHIVSEAVSRGHGMIALSRSEPKDPVAGAAYLQGSALDLDSLAPAFEGADAVVSALSPRGDMENSVLEALGNLASRLTGTETRLGVIGGAGGSLVAPGGPRLFDQNFPEEYKHEAQVGIDSLALLEDTDAGLDWFFVHPAEVFGPWAEGERTGHYRDGGDVLVRDDEGKSYISGADFAVAVVDEIEQGNHHRERFTVGY from the coding sequence ATGGCTCGCATCGTCGTCCTCGGAGGAACCGGCTACGCCGGCCGCCACATCGTCTCCGAGGCGGTGTCGCGCGGCCATGGGATGATCGCCCTCTCGCGCTCCGAACCGAAGGATCCTGTCGCCGGGGCCGCCTACCTGCAGGGCTCGGCGCTGGATCTCGATTCCCTCGCGCCGGCGTTCGAGGGTGCGGATGCCGTCGTCTCCGCGTTGTCGCCCCGTGGAGACATGGAGAACAGCGTGCTGGAGGCGCTCGGCAACCTCGCTTCCCGGCTCACCGGTACCGAGACGCGTCTCGGTGTGATCGGCGGTGCCGGCGGCAGCCTCGTCGCCCCGGGCGGCCCCCGGCTGTTCGATCAGAACTTCCCCGAGGAGTACAAGCACGAGGCGCAGGTCGGCATCGACTCGCTCGCTCTGCTCGAGGACACGGATGCCGGTCTCGACTGGTTCTTCGTGCACCCGGCCGAGGTGTTCGGTCCGTGGGCCGAGGGAGAGCGCACAGGGCACTACCGCGATGGCGGCGATGTGCTCGTGCGTGACGACGAGGGCAAGTCGTACATCTCGGGCGCGGACTTCGCGGTCGCGGTCGTCGATGAGATCGAGCAGGGCAACCACCACCGCGAGCGGTTCACCGTCGGATACTGA